One Skermanella pratensis genomic window, ACCGCCCTCAAGCGCAGCCCGAAGCGGGAGCGGTAGACCACCCAGGCCGCGGCCGGCACCGCCAGCGCCGCCGCATACACCAATATGTTATGCCCGCTGATCACCTCGCGGTAGAGCGGACCCAGCACCGGGACGGCGCCGCCCAGCATGTCGGCCAGGGGCAGGGCGAGGGACTCGAACCGCTCGCCCGCCTGGAGGATCGGCGTCTGGCCGCCCTGCTGGAACCACGCGAAGGCGAGGGTGGGGGTCAGCCCCGCCACCAGGATGTTGATCGCCATGCCGCTGACCACCTGGTTGCCATGGTGCGTGACCGTGGCATAGGCGTGGACCATGGACAGCAGGATGCCGGCACCGATCGCGGCCAGCAGCCCCAGCCACGGGCTCCCGGTGACCGAGGCGGCGGCCGCCGCGGCGAAGGCCCCCGCCAGCATCTTGCCTTCCAGCCCGATATCGACCACGCCGGAGCGTTCGGCGAACAGGCCGGCCAGGGCGGCCAGCACCAGCGGCGCCGCGGTCCGGACCGTGCCGTCCAGCACCGAGAGGAGGGTGAGGTAATCCATGGCAGACCGTCCCTTCCTCCCTCAGCCCGCAGCCGCCGGCTGGCGCGCGGTGCGCCGGAACAGCGCCTCGATCCGCGCCTTGAACAGGTTCTCCAGCGCGCCGGCGAACAGGATCACCAGCCCCTGGATCACCACCACCATCTCCCGGTTGATGTTGGGGAACTCGAACGCCAGCTCCGACCCGCCCTGGTACAGCGCGCCGAACAGCAGCGCCGCCAGCACGATCCCGATCGGGTGGTTGCGCCCCATCAGGGCCACCGCGATGCCGACGAACCCGACCCCGCCGGTGAAGCCCAGGATCAGCCGGTGATGCACGCCCAGCACCTCGTTCAGTCCGACGAAGGCGGCCAGCGCGCCGGAGATTGCCATGGCCAGGATGATGTTGCGGGACGGCGAGATGCCGGCATAGACCGCCGCCCGCTCGTTCTGGCCGACGGTGCGGATCTCGTAGCCCCAGCGGGTGTGCCAGACGAAGACCCAGACCAGCGCGCAGCAGGCCAGCGCCCAGACGAACGACAGGTTCAGCGGCGAGTTGGGAATGTCGATGCCGACCCAGGCCAGCGCCTGGTGCATGAAGGGCAGCCAGGTTGACTGGTCGAACTGCCGGCTTTCCGGCGATTGCTGGCCGGGGGCGATCAGCACGTCCACCAGCAGGTAGGTCATGATCGAGGCGGCGATGAAGTTGAACATGATCGTCGTGATGACGATGTGGCTGCCTCGCTTCGCCTGGAGATAGGCCGGGACATAGGCCCAGGCGGCACCGCCCAAGGCACCCGCCACGATCGCCACCACCGCCACCACCGGCCACGGCATCCCGCCGAGCGTCAGCCCGACCAGCCCGATCGCGAGCCCGCCGATATAGGCCTGCCCCTCGCCGCCGATGTTGAACAGCCCGCAATGGAAGGCGACCGACACCGCCAGCCCGGTGAAGATGAAGTTGGTGGCGTAGTACAGCGTGAAGCCGATCGCCTCCGGATAGCCGAACGAGCCGTAGAGCAGCACTTCCATCGCGGCCAGCGGGTTCTCGCCGATCGCCAGGATCACGAGGCTGGAGACCACCAGCGCCGCCACGAGGTTGAGCACCGGCAGCAGGGCGTTGTTGACCCATGCTGGCACCTCCCCGGGCTGCCCGAACCCTTTGCCGATGCCCTTCGCCGTCGTTCCCGATGCCATGCCGAGCGCCTGCCCCGAACGTTCCCCGTGCTCCCGAACTTGCCCGGTTCGACGGGGCGAGGCAAGCGGGATGGGCGGACGGAAATGGAACGGTCCCGAAACGGTCATACCCCTGTGGGTTGCCCCCTATGTATGGTTCCGCCGTGCGGCCATCATGGGAAAGGGAAAAGCATGCCAGTCGACACGCGGGATGTTCCGGAAGGGCTCATCCGCCCGGGCGGTGCGCCGCTCTACGCCCCGGACCTGTTCCGCCCGGCCTACCGCCCCGCCCGGGGCGAGCGCTGGCGGCTCGACGTCGCTCCGCTCAGCCTGTGCCCCGGCTACTGGAGCGGCGTGCAGGTCGTGACCGACATGGCGGTGCTGACCCGCACCGAGGGCACCGGCGAGACCGCGGGCCTGCGCACCTGGATGTCGATGACCCCCATGGAGATCGAGAGCCAGGAACTCGGCTGCCGCGCAGCATTCGGCCATACGGTGGTGATGGGCCTCGGCATGGGCTGGGCCGCCGCCAACGCCGCGCTCCGCCCGGAGGTCGCGGCGGTAACCGTGGTCGAGTTCGATCCGGAGGTCATCGCCATGATCGAGGCGGTCGGCGTCTTCGCCCAGCTCCCGCCCGACGCCGCCGCCAAGGTCACCGTCGTCAACGCCGACGCGCTGGCCTGGACGCCCGAAGCGCCCGCCGACACCCTGCTGGCCGACATCTGGCTGCCGCTCAACGGCGACGACCGGGTGGAGCAGGTTCGCCGCATGCGCGCCAACACCGGCGCCACGAAAGTCTATTTCTGGGGCCAGGAAATGGTCATCGCCCGCCGCGCCCGCGCCGCCGGCCTGCCCCTTGACACCGCGACGGTCGCCCGGATCGTCGCCGACCTGGACCTCCCCCTGATCGGCCCCGACCTCCCCGACTACCCCGACCGCATCGCCCGCGCCGCGGAGCGCTGGCTGAGCGAGGGGTAGGGGGCGCGAGCCTCCCCCCCGGGAATGTACGCGAATGTCATCAAACGACGCGGTGAAACGACATGGCGGGGACTGGCGGAGCGGGGCTTTACCCCAGGGGGATGTCATGATTCGTCTACATCCGTGGGGGCGGCGGCCGGGCACATTCGGACGGGTCCGCCGGTGCGGTTTCGCGGACGCGCGGCCCGACCGTCCGGCAAGGTAATTGCCAAGTGAAAGAGTTTTTTCGCGGGTAACAACACTCCCTTTTCGTCATGGCCGGACTTGATCCTGCCATCGTATCGCAGGTCTCACCACGGCTCCGTGGCCGGAGATGCCCGGATCAAGTCCGGGCATGACGACAAAAAGGAAGATAAAATACCTTAAGTATCACCTTTGGGTTGATTGGCAAGAGCCGTGCCGGACAGCCGTGGATCAAGTCCGGCCATCGTATTGCAGGCATCGCCGCAGCTCCGTGACCGAAGATGCCCGGATCAAGTCCGGGCAAGACTTCTTTTGGGGCCGGGGCAATGTACGCGAATGTCAACAAACGACACGGTGGGGCACGTGCTTCCGGTTCGCCGGACCAGCCACAGGCGCTTCCGACGCGGTCCCGCCAGCGTCGGGGTCCATATTCACGATGCAAAGATCCGGCGCGAGGCGCCCCCCGAAGCATAGCGGGAACTGGTGAAGGAATTATTTCCTTGGATATGCCCCGGCAGGTAAGGTGCGAACCGGACCGTCGGGCGATCGGCGCTCAACAGATACGGACCGGCCGAGTAGAGGCATGGCACCTCGTAGGTCGGCTACAGCGAAGCGGCAGCCGACAGCGACGCTCCGGCTTCGTCGGGTGCCGCTTCGCTGTACCCAACCTAAGGTTGAGAAAAATGTGGCCGACCCCCTTACATCGGCCGGAGCAATCATGCCGAGCGCGGGCTTGCCGGCTCCCGTCGAAGATCAGCGCAGGGCGGCGGACTACGGCTCGGGCACGCCGAGTAACTCGGCCAAGGCGATCAAGGCTTGCGAAAGCTCGGGCGTGCGCCCGTACTTCCGCAGCGCGACGGGCAACGCCTCAGCCACCAGCGCCCGCGCTCCCTGGGCATCACCGAGATGCAGGAGCATTGCGGCCAGATTGTTCATGCTGCCCAGGGTATTGGGATGCTCGTCGCCCAGCACCCGTCGGCGGAGCGCCAGCACCTGCTCGTGGAGCGCCCGGGCGCCGCCGTGGTCGCCCAGTGCGCTGAGCGTTGCGGCCAGATTGTTCACGCTGGTCAAGGTTCCGGGATGCTCGTCGCCCAGCACCCGTCGGCGGAGCGCCAGCACCTGTTCCTGGAGCGCCCGGGCGCCGCCATGGTCGCCCAATGCGCTGAGCGTTTCGGCCAGATTGTTCATGCTGGTAAGGGTATTGGGATGCTCGGCCCCCAGCCCCCGGCGGAAGAGCGCCAGCACCTGCTCCAGTAGCGCCTGGGCGCCGCCGTGGTCGCCCTGTGCGCTGAGCGTTGCGGCCAGATTGTTCATGCTGGTTAAGGTGTCGGGATGCTCATCGCCCTGCAGGCGTTTCGTTGCATCAACGGTTTGACGCCAGTCCGCCTCCGCGTCGGCGTAGGATCCCCGCTCATGATTGAAACGTCCAAGCCATCCCAAGAGCAAGGCTGCCGGGGCGTCCGGCAGATCTTCGGTTAAGGTGCGGGCGTGGGGGACCAGGGGCAGCAGGGTGGCATGGTTGCGGATGTCATCGGCCTTCTCCATCGCCTCGGTCAAGGCCGCCACGGCGGCCTCGCGCATCTCGGGCGGCGGCTCGCCCATGTGGAAGCGCACGGTGCGGCTGACCAGCACGTGGACCGACGCGGCATCGCCGGCATCCTCCCCGTCGCCCGATATGTGTTCGGCCAGAGCTTCCCGAGTGGCTTCACTGAGGGCGAGGGCAGCCTCGGCCAAGCCGTCGTCGCCGCCGGGCAGCCGGGCGAAGACACCGGCCGCCAGGGACAGGGGGATCGGTGCAGGGGCCAGCAGGGCGGCAAGATGCAGGAAGCGAAGGCCAGCAGCGTCCAGCCGGTCGATGCTGTCCAGCAGGGTGGCCGCGATCTGCTGCGCATGGCCGGTCGGCAGGTCGCCGGCCAGTTTGGCAGCCAGCTTCGCGGCCAGTTCCGTCGCGTCCTTCGCGGGATCGCGCAGCCGGTCGCGGAAACCCTGGTAGCCCAGCATCGCGACGGCGGCACCCGCCACATCGACCGCCAGGGCGTGGTTGCCGAGAAGCGCCAGGATTTCCCGCGCCGCCGCCTTTTCCGCGTCGGTGACCGGAATCCTTCGCTTGGTCAGAAGCTCATGGGCTTCGGTGTCCAACAGCAGCCTCAGCCGGTGGACGAAGCCTGCTCCGCCCGGCCCGGTGCCGCGGGTGGTGACCAGGGTGGCGCCGTTGGCGGTGGGCGCGCTCCAGGCGTTCAGGTCGGCCGGGCCGGCGTCCGGCGGAAGGTCGTCCACGATCCATAGGTAGCCGTCCAGGTCGGCCAACTTATCCTTCAGCGCGCCCTCGACCTCGTGCGGTCCCAGGCCAGCGACCGCGATGCCGAGGTTCCCGGCAAAGCCCTGCCGCTGCGTGCCCAGGTCCTGCCCCCTGGCGGCGTTGAGCCAGAAGATGCCGCCGGGATAGGCCGCGCAGAAGCGCCGGGCGTATTCCTCCGCCAGCAGGGTCTTGCCGATGCCGCCCATGCCCTGCACCTGGACCAGCCCGACGCTTTCGCCGGCGATCAGCGCGAGCCGGTTCTTCGACAGGCGCTCGTCGATCCGCCACATGTCGGGAAAACGGCCGACGAACCGGCTGGAGCCGGCGCGCGGGTTGCCGCCGTGCCAGCGAGGGCCGCCCAGCGTCCGGATCTCGCCGAAGCTGCCGGTCAGCCCGTCCAGCAGGGCGGCGGCCCGGGCGGCCAGTTCCTCCGCCGGGATGCCGCGCGCATCGACGTATTTCTTCGCCAGGATGTCGGCCGGATGGAGGTGCCCGGTGCCCGTTTCCGGGTTCAGCGCCAGGATGCGGCGCTCGACCGTCCTGCCGTCGGGGAACTCGTGCCGGGCGGCGATCAGGGCGGAGGTCAGCTCCCACTGGCAGGCGCGACGGGTGGGGTACGTGGCCGAGTACCAGGCCACCAGCATCCGCGCGCGGCCAAGCCCCTCCACGATCCGCCGCACGATGGAGTCGCCGTCCGTGATCTCCGTCTCGTCATGGAAGACGCGGAGGTTCCGGGCCTTCAGCGCCGTGATGACCGGCAGCGCCGCGTCGCGGTCGGCGTGGGCGTAGCTGAAGAAGATATCGTATTCCATCGCCCGCCCCGCCCGGAACCGCCCGGCCGCGACGGCGCCCAAGCCTTCAAGATCAACCGATGCGAGCATGATAGCAGCGACGGAACCCGAACGGGAGCATTATTGCGCCGAACCGTTCCGAAACCTGCGCATGGTTTGACATCCGCGCGAACTCGGATCAGAATTCGCGCGCCACACCATCCGGACGTGGCGGCCGAGCCGAAGAGCGGGAACTCCTAGGCCCGGCCTGACCATGAATGCCACTTGTCTAAGGCGAAACATCCATGGCTGCCCAGTTGATTAGCACAAACGGAGTGCTCGCGCTCCGGTCATTGTCACCCCCGCCGCGGCGACCCCGTTCGTCGCGGCGGGGGGCTCCCAACGTCCTCAGGCCGGCGGCGCGGGGGTAGCATCATGTCACAAGCAGGAAGGTACGAGGCCCGGTTCGACGCCGGGCTGGGGAATATGCGCGTGTTCGACGCCGACGCCGACGCCGCGCCGCTGACCGACGACGATGCGGTCTACCTCGTCAACATGCTGGGCGAAGCGGTGGACGAGATGGACCGCCGCGGCTTCGACCCCAACACGGCCCGATTCACCATCGACCGCCGGGTGCCGGCCGGGATAGCGGGAGGGGCGCAAACGTAATCCAGGTTCTTGCCACAGATTACGGCGATGGACAAAGATACGGCCCGGATCATCTGAGTATATCACCGTAATCCGTGGTTAAATCTCTTCCTCCCGGCCCGGTGTCGTACAGGGCAGGAATCTTGACTTAGCCACAGATGAACGCAGATGGACACAGATACTTATCGATTTCTAATCTGTGTCCATCTGTGGCCGATATTCTTACTCTTCCACGCCAACTTCGTCCAAGGCAGGCCAGAAGCGGCGCTCGGCACCGATGCCTCCCTTTGACACGGCCCATGGGATGCTTCATCATCCACCAACTGACTATTGGGATGATGCATCATGCGCTCCGGTGTCTTGGACACAATGCCGGCCAAAGTGAGGAGGGGCTTGAGGAAGCTTGGCGCCGACATCGCCGTGGCCCGCAGGAAGCGCCGGCTGACCGTGGCGATGATGCTGGAGCGGACGAGCCTGTCCAAGCAGACCTATCAGCGCATCGAGAAGGGCGACCCCGCCGCATCCATTGGCGCCTATGCGATGTGCCTGTTCGCGCTGGGCTTCAACGATCCCTTCGGCGACATCGCCGACATGCGGGACGATGATACCGGACTGCTGCTCGACAAGGAGCGCTTGCCGAAGCGGGTCCGCGTGCCGAAAGGGGATGGAGCGTTGTGAGGCGCGACGTGAATGTCTGCCTGGGTGACGCCGAACATCCGGTCGGAACGCTGTACTTCACCTCCGACTCACGGCGCCAGGCGAGCGCGTTCGAGTATCATCCGCGCTGGCTGGCCTCCAAGGAGCGCTTCCAGATCGACCCCGCACTGCCGCTTGTCCGCGGTGCCCAGTACCGGGGACGGGGAGGGTCGGAGCGGGCGTCGGTGTTCCACGGATGTTTCGCGGACAGCGAGCCGGACGGCTGGGGCATCCAGGTGATCCGGCGCGACCACGCGAAGTCCCTCAAGGAGGCGAGCAAGGGGGCGGCAGATGGCCGGCCGATCGCCGACCGTCCGCTAGACGGTCTCGACTTCCTGCTGGCGGTCGATGACGTGAGCAGGGTGGGCGCCTTGCGGTTCGAGGTCGGTGGCAAGTTCGTCCGGGTCCCGGATCCGGGCAAACGCGGCACGCCGCCGCTGATCGAGCTGGGCGATCTGCTGGCCGCCACCAGGGCCGTCGAAACCGGAACGGAAACCGCGCGGGACCTGGCCTATCTCCGGGGCAAGGGGACCTCGCTGGGCGGCATGCGCCCGAAATGCTCCGTCATCGACGACGACGGCGTGCTGAGCATCGCCAAATTCCCGAGCGTGGGAGACACCAGGGCGGTCACCCTGGGAGAGGTGCTTGCCCTGAAGCTGGCGAAGCTGGCCCGCATCGATGCCGCCGAGGCGCGGATCGTCCATTCCGATGACATCCCGGTCACGCTGGTCAGACGCTTCGACCGCGATGGCGGCAGGCGGTTCATGTATGCCTCGGCCAGGACGATTCTCCAGATCGACGACGATCAGGAGCACTCCTACACCGAGATCGCCGACGCCATCGTCCGGAACTGCCTGTACGCGGACCGGGACAGGGAGGAGATGTGGCGCCGCATGGCCTTCACCGTCCTGATCAACAACGTGGACGACCACATGAACAACCACGGCTTCCTGCACATCGGCGGAGGCAAGTGGCGGCTGTCGCCCGCGTTCGACGTCAACCCGTTCCCAGACAAGGCGCGCGTCCTGAAGACCTGGATTTCCGAGGAATCGGGTGCCGACGCCTCTATCGCCTCCGTGATGGCGGTGGCGAGCTATTTCAAGCTGAAGCCCGCGCGGGCGCGGGAAGTCCTGCTCGACGTGGTGCAAGCCGTCGGGCGGTGGCGCCAAGTGGCGAGCGATCCTGTCGTCGGCATGACGGCGCGGGAGATCGAGCAGTACGAGAACGCCTTCGAACACGGGGAGAAGGCGGCGGCGGAAAAGGAACTGCGCGCGCGGGTGCCCGGCGCATATCCCGTGCCGCCTACGGGGAACAGGGACACCGAGGGCCTGGATACATGATCATCCTAGACTCGGCTCCGGCGCGCTGCGGGACTCGCCGGTTATTGTCGCTGTCCGTGACCGGTTCCCTTCCTCCCGGTCCGGTGGCGTCCAGGGCAGGCAGGTTCATTTAGCCGCAGATGCACGCAGATGGGCTCAGATACTTATGTATGATCATCTGTGCCCATCTGGGTGATCTGTGGCCAATTTTCTTATCTTCCACTCCAACGCCGTCCAAGGCAGGCCCGAAGCGGCACCAGACGCATCGGCGCGGTTTGAACGGCGGGTCGCTCAATATTTCGTAGCGTCAAGGACGGCTTGGAACACCTCCTCGCGGCGCTTCATCTCCTTTTCCGTTTCGCCGTCCACCGGAACGGCCACCGACTTGCGGATGTCGGCAGGCGCTATGACCTCAAGGGTTCCGCCAACCCGACACCCCGACCCATGGCCGCGCGAACACGTCCCCATCACCCCTCCGCACTCCCGACCAGCCGCCATACCGGCACCGCGCCGATGCCCTTCAACTCGGCCGTGCCCAGCGGTTCCACCAGGAAGCGGTCGCCCAGCGCCGCCCGCGTGCCGGCGGAGATCGCGATGGTGCCGGGGGAGGCCCGCGATTCCAGCCGGCTCGCCAAATTGACCGTGTCGCCCCAGACGTCGTAGGCGAACTTATGCGTGCCGATCACGCCGGCGACCACGGGGCCGGTGTTCAGGCCGACGCGCAACCCCAGGCCGGGATGCCGGCGCAGGGTCTCCTCCATGGCCTCCATCATGCCCAGCGCCACCCGGGCCGCGGCGCCGGCATGGTCGGGCAGGCCGGCGGGGGCGCCGGCGACCGCCATGTAGCCGTCGCCGATGGTCTTCAGCTTCTCCACCCCGTGCCACGCGCACAGCGCGTCGAAGCGGGAGAACAGGCCGCCCAGCACCTCCACCACCTCGGTCGCGTTGCGGTCCGCCGCGAAGGCGGTGAAGCCGGCGATGTCGGCGAACAGGACCGTCACGGCGTCCAGCCGGTCGGCGATCGGACGCTCCCCGGCCTTCAGCCGCTCGGCGACGCTGGCCGGCAGCACGTTCAGCAGCAGCGCGTCCGACCGGGCCGCCTCGCGCGCCGCCGCACCCCGGGCGATCTCCGCCGACCAGTAGAGATAGACCACCAGCACGCCGACGCAGGCGGCGACGATCACCACGCCGGTCCGGACCTCCGCCAGGTTGGCGGCCGTGGCCGGGGCATAGGGCGGATGGCCCAGGCGGATCCAGACCTGCATGAAGACGATGACGCCGACGCACAGCGCGCAGGCGGCGGCCAGCGCCAGGCGCTCCGTGCGGGCGAACAGCAGCGCCGGGCCGGCGAACAGGCAGGTGGCGGCGAGCACGTCGATTCCCGTACCCGGCCCCAGCATCACGGTCATGACCCCGACGACGCCGCAGCCGTAAAGCACCATCCCCATCCGCCCGGCCAGCATCCATCCCGCCCGCACGCACAGCAGCGAGCCGACGGCCAGCGCCAGCAGGGCGCCGGTGATCCAGGCGGCCAGCCGGTTGAAGGCGGCATATTCCTCTCCCGGCCACGGGAACCCAATGCTTTCCAAGGCCATGGAGGCCGCCAGCACCGTGATGAGCCAGGCGAAGATGGTCGCGTTCCGCAGGGGGCCGGGGGGCGCGGCCAGCCAGCGGCGCCGGGCCGGGGCTGTCGCCAAGCCGGTCGCCAGGGGGCCCGGGGCGGCCGGAATGTCCGGAGTCTGATGCGCGGTCACGAACGGATCACTCCCCGTCGGTTGATCGGAGTCGCGCGCCACCGGCGACATTCCCGCCGATCATACAGCTTTCCGCCGCGCGGGGCAGGGGCGGCGGAGAGCACCGACTGGTTTGTTTCATGCCAAACAAACCAAGCGTTACCGCCCTTTTCGACAGACGGTAAAACAATAATCACGATATTGTGAACAACATCACGCGTTGGTGAGCGGATGTGAATTATAAAGCCCGCCGAGTCAGAACATTGTGGTGTGGATACGGACGCGGTCCGGAACTCCCCACCACTTGGCAGGGTTTCACGATGACTCGAAGCGCAATACGCCCGCTGATCGTCGCCTTGGCCGCCCTGGCGGCGGTCGGCTCGTTCTCACCGCCCGCCCTGGCGAAGGAACCGGCGATCTATACCGGGTTCTTCAGCAGCGTCGCGGTCGGCGGTTACGACCCCGTGGCCTATTTCACCCAGGGGAAGCCGGTCGAGGGCAGCAAGGAATTCTCGACCCGCTGGATGGACGCGGAATGGCGCTTCGCCACCGCCGCGAACCGCGACCTCTTCATCGCGGCGCCCGAGAAATACGCGCCGCAGTACGGCGGGTACTGCGCCTGGGCGATCGCCCAGAACAAGACCGCGTCGGGCGACCCGAAGCTGTGGAAGGTGGTCGACGGCAGGCTGTTCCTGAACTACGACCAGGACGTCCAGGAGCGGTGGGAGAAGGACATCCCGGGCTTCATCGCCAGCGCCGACCGCAACTGGCCCACGGTCCTGGGCAAGTGAGGAGGGACCGTCGATGACCGATCGCAGACGCCGGTTCCTGGTCGGAGCCATGTCCCTCTACATCGCCTTCGTCTTCGTGCAGTCGCTGTTCTTCAAGTTCACCGACAGCCCGGAGACTCAACACATCTTCGGGACGCTGGACGCCTGGGCCGCCGGACTGGGGTTCGCCGGGCTGTTCGCCCCGACCGGCCCGTTCAGCCAGTACGTCGTCGGCTCGGCCGAGCTGGTCGCCTCGGCGCTCCTGCTGGCCGGGCTGGTCACCGGCCGGGTGCCGCTCCAGGGGGCGGGAGCCCTGCTGGCCCTCGGCGTCATCAGCGGCGCCATCTTCTTCCACCTGTTCACGCCCCTGGGCGTCCAGGTGGTGAACACCGACGGCAGCCTGGACGGCGGCGAGCTTTTCGCCCTGGCCTGCGGAGTCTGGATCGCGTCCGCCGCTATCCTGGCGCTGCGCCGCGCCGACCTGATGGCGCTCCTGCCGTTCGGGCGGTCCGGCGCCCGCCTGGGAAGGAGCTGAGGGGATGCCGATCCGGCGCGACCGCTACGGGCTGGCCGTGACGACGGAGTTTCCCGCCACGGTCGAGGCGATCGACCGCTTCACCGGGGAAGTCCTGAGCCACGGCCGCGACGCCGGCCTGCTGCTGGCCGCCGCCGAGGCCGATCCCGGCTGCGCCTTGCTCCAGGCCTATGCCGGGGCGCTGTACCTGTTCCTCCAGACCTCGGAGGGGATGGCGAAGGCGGCGCCGTTCCTGGAGCGCGCCCGCGCCCTGGTTCGCG contains:
- a CDS encoding ABC transporter permease — its product is MDYLTLLSVLDGTVRTAAPLVLAALAGLFAERSGVVDIGLEGKMLAGAFAAAAAASVTGSPWLGLLAAIGAGILLSMVHAYATVTHHGNQVVSGMAINILVAGLTPTLAFAWFQQGGQTPILQAGERFESLALPLADMLGGAVPVLGPLYREVISGHNILVYAAALAVPAAAWVVYRSRFGLRLRAVGENPSAVDTAGISVAKLRYQALVICGALTGAAGAYLSTAQGAGFVRDMTAGMGYLALAALIFGKWRPAPTLFACLLFALADAVQIRLQGVAIPGIGIIPVQFIQMLPYVLTVLLLAGFVGKAVAPKASGIPYVKER
- a CDS encoding ABC transporter permease; protein product: MASGTTAKGIGKGFGQPGEVPAWVNNALLPVLNLVAALVVSSLVILAIGENPLAAMEVLLYGSFGYPEAIGFTLYYATNFIFTGLAVSVAFHCGLFNIGGEGQAYIGGLAIGLVGLTLGGMPWPVVAVVAIVAGALGGAAWAYVPAYLQAKRGSHIVITTIMFNFIAASIMTYLLVDVLIAPGQQSPESRQFDQSTWLPFMHQALAWVGIDIPNSPLNLSFVWALACCALVWVFVWHTRWGYEIRTVGQNERAAVYAGISPSRNIILAMAISGALAAFVGLNEVLGVHHRLILGFTGGVGFVGIAVALMGRNHPIGIVLAALLFGALYQGGSELAFEFPNINREMVVVIQGLVILFAGALENLFKARIEALFRRTARQPAAAG
- a CDS encoding tetratricopeptide repeat protein, giving the protein MLASVDLEGLGAVAAGRFRAGRAMEYDIFFSYAHADRDAALPVITALKARNLRVFHDETEITDGDSIVRRIVEGLGRARMLVAWYSATYPTRRACQWELTSALIAARHEFPDGRTVERRILALNPETGTGHLHPADILAKKYVDARGIPAEELAARAAALLDGLTGSFGEIRTLGGPRWHGGNPRAGSSRFVGRFPDMWRIDERLSKNRLALIAGESVGLVQVQGMGGIGKTLLAEEYARRFCAAYPGGIFWLNAARGQDLGTQRQGFAGNLGIAVAGLGPHEVEGALKDKLADLDGYLWIVDDLPPDAGPADLNAWSAPTANGATLVTTRGTGPGGAGFVHRLRLLLDTEAHELLTKRRIPVTDAEKAAAREILALLGNHALAVDVAGAAVAMLGYQGFRDRLRDPAKDATELAAKLAAKLAGDLPTGHAQQIAATLLDSIDRLDAAGLRFLHLAALLAPAPIPLSLAAGVFARLPGGDDGLAEAALALSEATREALAEHISGDGEDAGDAASVHVLVSRTVRFHMGEPPPEMREAAVAALTEAMEKADDIRNHATLLPLVPHARTLTEDLPDAPAALLLGWLGRFNHERGSYADAEADWRQTVDATKRLQGDEHPDTLTSMNNLAATLSAQGDHGGAQALLEQVLALFRRGLGAEHPNTLTSMNNLAETLSALGDHGGARALQEQVLALRRRVLGDEHPGTLTSVNNLAATLSALGDHGGARALHEQVLALRRRVLGDEHPNTLGSMNNLAAMLLHLGDAQGARALVAEALPVALRKYGRTPELSQALIALAELLGVPEP
- a CDS encoding type II toxin-antitoxin system HipA family toxin, giving the protein MRRDVNVCLGDAEHPVGTLYFTSDSRRQASAFEYHPRWLASKERFQIDPALPLVRGAQYRGRGGSERASVFHGCFADSEPDGWGIQVIRRDHAKSLKEASKGAADGRPIADRPLDGLDFLLAVDDVSRVGALRFEVGGKFVRVPDPGKRGTPPLIELGDLLAATRAVETGTETARDLAYLRGKGTSLGGMRPKCSVIDDDGVLSIAKFPSVGDTRAVTLGEVLALKLAKLARIDAAEARIVHSDDIPVTLVRRFDRDGGRRFMYASARTILQIDDDQEHSYTEIADAIVRNCLYADRDREEMWRRMAFTVLINNVDDHMNNHGFLHIGGGKWRLSPAFDVNPFPDKARVLKTWISEESGADASIASVMAVASYFKLKPARAREVLLDVVQAVGRWRQVASDPVVGMTAREIEQYENAFEHGEKAAAEKELRARVPGAYPVPPTGNRDTEGLDT
- a CDS encoding adenylate/guanylate cyclase domain-containing protein is translated as MTAHQTPDIPAAPGPLATGLATAPARRRWLAAPPGPLRNATIFAWLITVLAASMALESIGFPWPGEEYAAFNRLAAWITGALLALAVGSLLCVRAGWMLAGRMGMVLYGCGVVGVMTVMLGPGTGIDVLAATCLFAGPALLFARTERLALAAACALCVGVIVFMQVWIRLGHPPYAPATAANLAEVRTGVVIVAACVGVLVVYLYWSAEIARGAAAREAARSDALLLNVLPASVAERLKAGERPIADRLDAVTVLFADIAGFTAFAADRNATEVVEVLGGLFSRFDALCAWHGVEKLKTIGDGYMAVAGAPAGLPDHAGAAARVALGMMEAMEETLRRHPGLGLRVGLNTGPVVAGVIGTHKFAYDVWGDTVNLASRLESRASPGTIAISAGTRAALGDRFLVEPLGTAELKGIGAVPVWRLVGSAEG
- a CDS encoding YHS domain-containing (seleno)protein, producing the protein MTRSAIRPLIVALAALAAVGSFSPPALAKEPAIYTGFFSSVAVGGYDPVAYFTQGKPVEGSKEFSTRWMDAEWRFATAANRDLFIAAPEKYAPQYGGYCAWAIAQNKTASGDPKLWKVVDGRLFLNYDQDVQERWEKDIPGFIASADRNWPTVLGK